One window from the genome of Serinibacter salmoneus encodes:
- the hpt gene encoding hypoxanthine phosphoribosyltransferase, whose translation MVRVVVSEQEIRDKLADLAAQIDRDYAGKEILLVGVLKGAAMVMSDLMRHLRSDVSMDWMAVSSYGAGTQSSGVVRILKDLDADISGRHVLVVEDIIDSGLTLSWLMETLERRQPASLEIATLLRKPDAVKVDIDVRYLGFDIPNEFVVGYGLDYAERYRQLPFVAVLAPHVYGG comes from the coding sequence CTGGTCCGGGTGGTGGTGAGCGAGCAGGAGATCCGGGACAAACTCGCCGACCTCGCCGCGCAGATCGACCGGGACTACGCCGGCAAGGAGATCCTGCTCGTCGGGGTTCTCAAGGGCGCCGCGATGGTGATGAGCGACCTCATGCGCCACCTGCGCTCGGACGTCTCCATGGACTGGATGGCGGTCTCCTCCTACGGCGCGGGCACGCAGTCCAGCGGTGTGGTGCGGATCCTGAAGGACCTCGACGCCGACATCTCCGGGCGCCACGTGCTCGTGGTCGAGGACATCATCGACTCCGGCCTCACCCTGTCCTGGCTCATGGAGACCCTGGAGCGCCGTCAGCCCGCCTCGCTCGAGATCGCCACGCTGCTGCGCAAGCCCGATGCTGTGAAGGTCGACATCGACGTGCGCTACCTCGGGTTCGACATCCCGAACGAGTTCGTGGTGGGCTACGGGCTGGACTACGCCGAGCGTTACCGGCAACTCCCGTTCGTCGCGGTGCTCGCACCGCACGTGTACGGGGGCTGA
- the tilS gene encoding tRNA lysidine(34) synthetase TilS, with the protein MNAPHPAVARTRLAVRRTLGDLAPDAVVIVGFSGGADSLGLLAAAAHEAPRLGLTVRSATIDHGLLPDSAQIAERAAALSAAIGVSPLVRRVSPNATGGVESGAREARYRALDAVAEEVGAAVVLLGHTMDDQAETVLMRLARGSGARSLAAIPSVRGHYRRPLLGLRRAQLRDACRALGLTWWDDPGNATDGPLRRADGEALPRAAIREEVMPALRRALGADPTPSLARTADALREDNDLLELLAGATLESAREGEGLQVAVLAEAARPLRTRALHQWLVERGSPPRALARSHVLAVEALVFAWHGQGPISVPGGLRVGRHGPSLAVLPPVCQA; encoded by the coding sequence ATGAACGCTCCCCACCCAGCGGTCGCGCGCACCCGGCTCGCGGTGCGCCGGACGCTCGGTGACCTGGCGCCGGACGCGGTGGTGATCGTGGGCTTCTCGGGCGGAGCGGACTCCCTCGGGCTCCTTGCCGCCGCCGCGCACGAGGCACCCCGACTCGGCCTGACGGTCCGCAGCGCAACGATCGACCATGGACTCCTCCCCGACTCCGCGCAGATCGCCGAGCGGGCGGCGGCCCTGTCCGCCGCCATCGGCGTGAGCCCACTGGTTCGTCGGGTCAGCCCGAACGCCACCGGTGGGGTGGAGTCCGGGGCGCGCGAGGCCAGGTACCGGGCGCTGGATGCCGTGGCCGAGGAGGTGGGAGCCGCCGTCGTGCTGCTCGGTCACACCATGGACGACCAGGCCGAGACCGTGCTGATGCGGCTCGCGCGCGGCAGCGGGGCCCGTTCGCTCGCCGCGATCCCATCGGTGCGGGGCCACTACCGCCGACCCCTGCTGGGACTGCGGCGGGCACAGTTGCGGGACGCCTGCCGCGCGCTCGGGCTGACCTGGTGGGACGATCCTGGCAATGCGACCGATGGGCCCCTGCGCCGGGCCGACGGCGAGGCACTTCCCCGCGCGGCCATCCGCGAGGAGGTGATGCCCGCGCTGCGCCGTGCGCTCGGGGCCGACCCCACGCCGTCGCTCGCGCGCACCGCCGATGCGCTGCGGGAGGACAACGACCTGCTGGAGCTGCTCGCCGGAGCAACCCTCGAGAGCGCGCGCGAGGGTGAGGGCCTCCAGGTCGCGGTGCTCGCCGAGGCCGCCCGCCCCCTACGCACCCGTGCGCTCCACCAGTGGCTGGTGGAGCGGGGGAGCCCTCCCCGTGCGCTCGCGCGTAGCCACGTCCTGGCGGTGGAGGCCCTGGTGTTTGCGTGGCACGGTCAGGGGCCGATCAGCGTGCCGGGCGGTCTACGGGTGGGGCGGCACGGACCCAGCCTCGCCGTCCTGCCCCCGGTGTGCCAGGCTTGA
- a CDS encoding zinc-dependent metalloprotease, which yields MSGVDHGDMRGSAIDWDRAARRAAVLLPAGPPTDLVGAATVVESLREGSRQAPGHVACVTGLQDAGERAGALPVRIVDRAGWARAATQSFAALLGDHLTGGPGLRGRLSAAVAGDQLGGALALLGPRVLGQFDPYTPGPAGAASGRLLLVAPTILAMHRRLDVDPHEFALWVCLHEQTHAVQFAAAPWLADHLRSLIAAAVAGSDEQGGAVPTSRRPGRPGRPVPSPRAATGATPRLLASMLDDAQQEDVDRAIAVMSLLEGHADVVMDEVGTGAVPSVRVIRRAFEKRRGRQRGLSALIGRLLGVEEKVRQYRDGAAFTRAVVERVGHEGLNAVWEAPEQLPSPAEILAPDRWVERVHG from the coding sequence GTGAGCGGCGTGGATCACGGCGACATGCGGGGCTCCGCCATCGACTGGGATCGTGCTGCTCGGCGCGCGGCAGTGCTCCTGCCGGCGGGGCCCCCGACCGACCTGGTCGGGGCCGCCACCGTGGTGGAGTCGCTGCGGGAGGGTTCCCGGCAGGCCCCGGGTCACGTCGCGTGCGTCACCGGACTGCAGGATGCCGGGGAGCGAGCCGGCGCCCTGCCGGTGCGGATCGTGGACCGCGCGGGCTGGGCGCGTGCTGCGACCCAGTCCTTCGCCGCCTTGCTCGGGGATCACCTGACCGGGGGTCCGGGCCTGCGGGGGCGGCTGTCTGCTGCCGTGGCGGGGGACCAACTCGGTGGTGCCCTGGCGCTGCTCGGACCCCGGGTGCTCGGGCAGTTCGACCCCTATACCCCCGGGCCCGCGGGAGCCGCCTCGGGGCGCCTCCTCCTGGTGGCCCCCACCATCCTGGCGATGCACCGCCGCCTGGATGTCGACCCGCATGAGTTCGCGCTGTGGGTCTGCCTGCACGAGCAGACGCACGCCGTGCAGTTCGCCGCGGCGCCCTGGCTGGCCGACCACCTCCGCTCGCTGATCGCCGCAGCCGTGGCCGGCTCGGACGAACAGGGTGGTGCGGTGCCGACGTCGCGTCGCCCGGGCCGCCCCGGCCGCCCGGTGCCGTCGCCACGAGCGGCGACGGGCGCAACCCCCCGACTCCTGGCCTCGATGCTCGACGATGCGCAGCAGGAGGACGTGGACCGCGCGATCGCCGTGATGTCGCTCCTGGAGGGCCACGCGGACGTGGTGATGGACGAGGTCGGCACCGGGGCCGTGCCGAGCGTGCGGGTGATCCGCCGCGCCTTCGAGAAGCGACGGGGCCGACAGCGCGGGTTGAGCGCCCTGATCGGTCGCCTGCTCGGGGTGGAGGAGAAGGTGCGGCAGTACCGCGACGGTGCCGCCTTCACCCGAGCCGTGGTCGAACGGGTCGGTCACGAGGGGCTGAACGCCGTGTGGGAGGCCCCCGAGCAGCTCCCGTCGCCGGCGGAGATCCTCGCACCCGATCGGTGGGTGGAGCGGGTCCACGGATGA
- the dacB gene encoding D-alanyl-D-alanine carboxypeptidase/D-alanyl-D-alanine endopeptidase produces MKRRTGVLLAVGAVVVLGVGYGAADAADLVPGPLTTAEPWPEAEPFPTPIVPGRGPVPEVLPPLSASAPVPDAEIIAAAAREMVQDEATGAGVGVVVVDLATGEELVAIDATQRRTPASATKILTGLAAVTSLDLDDRLTTSALLSGDDLYLVGGGDMTLAADEGDPTAVLGRAGLADLARETAAELQQRGVDSVTLRLDDSLFTGASESPGWGYWGVGDGFVAPIEAVAVDLGEVEGQVATSLRPAVDAAVIFRDALREAGVTVEDGLERDEAPQDATTIAQVSSATLRELLAVMMTQSDNTLAEVFGRLVAIARGEAADFEGATTAVLAGTAAAGVDVSGTVLSDTSGLNSANAIAPELLIDVLVAANEDPALTELARVLPVSGLVGTLAERDIPPGAVRGKTGTLEDVVSLAGYVTTADGRPLAFAVMADDVEYGGIWAARERIDAYLTQLSACGCQPESDV; encoded by the coding sequence ATGAAACGGCGAACCGGCGTGCTGCTGGCGGTGGGCGCCGTCGTCGTGCTCGGGGTCGGATACGGGGCCGCGGACGCCGCCGACCTCGTTCCCGGCCCGCTCACGACCGCCGAACCCTGGCCCGAGGCGGAGCCCTTCCCCACCCCGATCGTGCCTGGACGCGGACCGGTGCCCGAGGTGCTCCCGCCGCTGTCGGCATCCGCTCCCGTGCCTGACGCCGAGATCATCGCTGCCGCCGCGCGGGAGATGGTGCAGGACGAGGCCACGGGCGCGGGTGTGGGCGTCGTCGTGGTCGACCTCGCCACCGGGGAGGAACTGGTCGCGATCGACGCCACGCAGCGCCGCACTCCTGCCTCGGCGACCAAGATCCTGACCGGGCTCGCCGCCGTCACCAGCCTCGATCTCGATGACCGACTCACCACCTCCGCGCTCCTGTCGGGTGATGACCTCTACCTCGTGGGTGGTGGCGATATGACCCTCGCGGCCGATGAGGGCGACCCGACGGCGGTGCTCGGTCGGGCGGGGCTGGCCGATCTGGCGCGGGAGACGGCCGCGGAACTCCAGCAGCGCGGGGTCGACTCGGTGACCCTGCGCCTGGACGACTCCCTGTTCACCGGTGCGAGCGAGTCACCGGGGTGGGGGTACTGGGGGGTCGGTGACGGTTTCGTCGCGCCGATCGAGGCGGTCGCCGTCGACCTCGGAGAGGTCGAGGGCCAGGTCGCGACCTCCCTGCGGCCCGCCGTCGACGCCGCGGTGATCTTCCGCGACGCCCTGCGTGAGGCAGGCGTCACGGTCGAGGACGGACTCGAGCGCGACGAGGCGCCGCAGGACGCCACCACGATCGCGCAGGTCTCCTCGGCGACGTTGAGGGAACTCCTCGCCGTGATGATGACGCAGTCGGACAACACCCTGGCGGAGGTGTTCGGCCGGCTGGTCGCGATCGCGCGGGGTGAGGCGGCCGACTTCGAGGGTGCCACCACGGCCGTCCTGGCCGGGACGGCCGCGGCGGGAGTGGACGTCTCGGGCACCGTGCTCTCCGACACCTCGGGACTCAACAGCGCGAATGCGATCGCGCCCGAACTGCTCATCGACGTGCTGGTTGCGGCGAACGAGGACCCCGCGCTCACCGAGCTCGCGCGGGTGCTCCCGGTGTCCGGACTCGTCGGTACCCTCGCCGAGCGCGACATCCCACCGGGCGCCGTGCGGGGGAAGACCGGCACTCTCGAGGACGTGGTGAGCCTCGCGGGGTACGTGACCACGGCGGACGGGCGCCCGCTCGCATTCGCCGTGATGGCCGACGACGTGGAGTACGGCGGCATCTGGGCGGCGCGGGAGCGGATCGACGCCTACCTCACGCAACTCTCCGCGTGTGGCTGCCAACCGGAATCGGACGTGTGA
- a CDS encoding inorganic diphosphatase — MKFDVTIEIPKGHRNKYEVDHVTGRIRLDRMLFTSTRYPDDYGYIDGTLGEDGDPLDALVLLEEPTFPGCLIECRALGMFRMRDEAGGDDKVLCVPVGDQRASWRDDIDDVSEFHRLEIQHFFEVYKDLEPGKSVEGAHWVGREEAEEEIRRSFQRAKDTGYEHP, encoded by the coding sequence GTGAAGTTCGACGTCACGATCGAGATCCCCAAGGGGCACCGCAACAAGTACGAGGTCGACCACGTCACGGGTCGCATCCGCCTGGACCGCATGCTGTTCACCTCGACCCGCTACCCCGACGACTACGGCTACATCGACGGCACCCTGGGTGAGGACGGCGACCCGTTGGATGCCCTGGTCCTCCTGGAGGAGCCCACCTTCCCCGGCTGCCTCATCGAGTGCCGGGCGCTGGGCATGTTCCGGATGCGCGACGAGGCAGGCGGCGACGACAAGGTGTTGTGCGTGCCCGTCGGGGACCAGCGCGCGTCATGGCGCGACGACATCGACGACGTCTCGGAGTTCCACCGCCTCGAGATCCAGCACTTCTTCGAGGTCTACAAGGACCTCGAGCCCGGCAAGTCGGTCGAGGGTGCCCACTGGGTGGGCCGCGAGGAGGCCGAGGAGGAGATCCGTCGCTCCTTCCAGCGCGCCAAGGACACCGGGTACGAGCACCCCTGA
- a CDS encoding DUF6918 family protein, with the protein MTTLRQTLTAPETKPAVVTELATLIEDEIASMKGLSGVAVKTAFKAAKAGKPDIVRRGSNAYLGTLADTLDPFWSRFTATDGQDFGSYLQANEAEVKEAFLVTAEQEVSGGREKAMFEKFKPQVVSVVMGALPRIGALVQKHAG; encoded by the coding sequence ATGACGACACTTCGCCAGACGCTGACCGCGCCCGAGACCAAGCCCGCCGTGGTGACCGAACTCGCCACCCTCATCGAGGACGAGATCGCCAGCATGAAGGGCCTGTCCGGCGTGGCGGTCAAGACCGCGTTCAAGGCGGCCAAGGCAGGCAAGCCCGACATCGTGCGGCGTGGATCGAACGCCTATCTCGGGACCCTCGCGGACACCCTCGACCCGTTCTGGAGCCGCTTCACGGCCACCGACGGCCAGGACTTCGGCTCCTATCTCCAGGCGAACGAGGCCGAGGTGAAGGAGGCATTCCTCGTCACGGCGGAGCAGGAGGTCTCCGGGGGGCGTGAGAAGGCCATGTTCGAGAAGTTCAAGCCGCAGGTCGTGAGCGTCGTGATGGGCGCGCTGCCTCGTATCGGAGCGCTCGTCCAGAAGCACGCGGGCTGA
- a CDS encoding C40 family peptidase — protein MTLPRRLPTTRPATAALGATVLVVSFLAAPASSEPSLPSEQERAAAQADVVDAQSRVAELEAAVAAADDAAQEAEIVAAIAAEDYNQAQVDADEAELALAQAQADAEAAAAEYDEASAAMADLALAGYRSNMGVAAEAEVFLGADGFEAALLRARAYDVAGSIVGAATERAEVAAGAAQSANDRAEQAARVFEDRADAAESAYDVAIELLAQSQAQREAAAATMSSAVTELAVLRGRSEALEREYQEGLLEQRRVEQAAAAQAEAEREQAASRSGSSAPSAADQDQSTGSPEPSASAVPSTAPTAATPAPTSAPTAAPAPTSAPTAAPAPTPTREPTPTPTTAAPRPTPTPTPTPTPTPTPTPEPEPEPPAAGSLGQQAVQYAMTQVGDSYVLGANGPNAWDCSSLVQWAYAQAGVSLPRVSHSQYLATTRISASQLQPGDLIFYASNGRVYHVAMYTGPGMRVHASMPGVGVVHQPIYASANIIGYGRVS, from the coding sequence ATGACGCTGCCTCGACGGCTTCCCACCACGCGCCCCGCTACCGCGGCGCTCGGAGCCACCGTGCTGGTCGTGTCCTTCCTCGCTGCACCCGCCTCGAGCGAGCCGAGCCTGCCCTCGGAGCAGGAGCGTGCCGCAGCCCAGGCGGACGTGGTGGATGCGCAGTCCCGCGTCGCCGAGCTCGAGGCCGCGGTCGCGGCGGCCGACGACGCCGCGCAGGAGGCCGAGATCGTGGCGGCCATTGCCGCCGAGGACTACAACCAGGCGCAGGTCGACGCGGACGAGGCGGAACTCGCGCTCGCCCAGGCCCAGGCCGACGCCGAGGCGGCCGCCGCCGAGTACGACGAGGCGAGCGCTGCGATGGCCGATCTCGCGTTGGCCGGCTACCGCTCGAACATGGGCGTGGCCGCCGAGGCGGAGGTCTTCCTCGGGGCGGATGGATTCGAGGCCGCGCTGCTGCGGGCACGGGCCTACGACGTGGCCGGATCGATCGTCGGGGCCGCCACCGAACGTGCCGAGGTCGCGGCGGGCGCCGCGCAGAGCGCGAACGATCGCGCAGAGCAGGCAGCGCGGGTCTTCGAGGATCGCGCCGACGCGGCCGAGTCCGCGTACGACGTCGCCATCGAGTTGCTGGCGCAGAGCCAGGCCCAGCGCGAGGCCGCCGCCGCGACGATGTCCAGTGCCGTGACCGAACTGGCCGTGCTGCGCGGCCGCAGCGAGGCGCTGGAACGGGAGTACCAGGAGGGGCTGCTCGAGCAGCGCCGCGTGGAGCAGGCGGCGGCCGCGCAGGCGGAGGCAGAGCGCGAGCAGGCCGCCTCGCGCAGCGGCTCCTCAGCGCCGAGTGCGGCCGACCAGGACCAGTCGACGGGTTCGCCCGAGCCGTCCGCGAGCGCGGTGCCCAGCACTGCACCCACGGCCGCTACACCGGCCCCGACGAGCGCGCCGACGGCTGCACCGGCCCCGACGAGCGCGCCGACGGCTGCACCGGCCCCGACGCCGACACGCGAACCGACCCCGACCCCGACGACGGCTGCGCCGCGGCCCACGCCCACCCCGACTCCCACCCCAACGCCCACCCCGACCCCGACGCCGGAACCAGAGCCCGAGCCGCCGGCTGCCGGTTCGCTGGGGCAGCAGGCCGTGCAGTACGCGATGACCCAGGTGGGGGACTCCTACGTTCTCGGCGCCAACGGGCCGAACGCCTGGGACTGCTCCTCCCTTGTGCAGTGGGCCTACGCCCAGGCCGGGGTGTCCTTGCCGCGGGTGTCGCACTCCCAGTACCTGGCCACCACGCGCATCAGTGCCTCACAGCTGCAGCCCGGTGATCTGATCTTCTACGCAAGCAACGGGCGCGTCTACCACGTGGCCATGTACACCGGGCCGGGAATGCGCGTGCACGCCTCGATGCCCGGGGTGGGTGTGGTGCACCAGCCGATCTACGCCTCCGCGAACATCATCGGGTACGGCCGCGTCTCGTGA
- a CDS encoding bifunctional o-acetylhomoserine/o-acetylserine sulfhydrylase, giving the protein MSQTWKFETQQIHAGQTADPATGARALPIYQTTSFVFDSADQAAARFALAELGPIYTRITNPTTEAVENRIAALEGGVGALLVASGQAAETLAILNVAEAGDHVVASSSLYGGTYNLLHHTLPKLGITTTFVSDPHDPAQWREAAQENTKAFFAETIPNPRNDVLDIETVAGIAHEVGVPLIVDNTVATPYLTNPLAWGADVVVHSATKYLGGHGTSIAGVIVDGGTFDYGAHPERFGGFNQPDPSYNGLVYARDLGKDGAFGVNLSYILKARVQLLRDLGAAVSPFNAFQIAQGIETLSLRMERHVENAGAVATWLESREDVVQVHYAGLPSSPWHANARKYSPKGAGAVLAFELEGGAEAGKAFVSALLLHSNVANIGDVRSLVIHPASTTHSQLTPAEQLSSGVTPGLVRLSVGLEHIDDILADLELGFAAAAVGAETGDPVDATAI; this is encoded by the coding sequence ATGAGCCAGACCTGGAAGTTCGAGACCCAGCAGATCCACGCCGGCCAGACCGCCGACCCCGCCACGGGCGCGCGGGCCCTGCCGATCTACCAGACCACCTCCTTCGTGTTCGATTCCGCGGACCAGGCGGCAGCGCGATTCGCCCTGGCCGAGCTCGGCCCCATCTACACCCGCATCACCAATCCCACGACGGAGGCCGTGGAGAACCGGATCGCCGCACTCGAGGGTGGCGTCGGCGCCCTCCTGGTGGCCTCGGGTCAGGCCGCGGAGACCCTGGCGATCCTGAACGTCGCGGAGGCAGGCGACCACGTCGTCGCCAGTTCATCCCTCTACGGAGGCACCTACAACCTGCTGCACCACACGCTCCCGAAGCTGGGCATCACCACCACGTTCGTCTCCGACCCGCACGATCCGGCGCAGTGGCGCGAGGCGGCCCAGGAGAACACCAAGGCGTTCTTCGCCGAGACCATCCCGAACCCCCGCAACGATGTGCTCGACATCGAGACCGTGGCCGGCATCGCCCACGAGGTCGGGGTGCCTCTCATCGTGGACAACACCGTGGCGACCCCCTACCTGACGAACCCACTCGCGTGGGGCGCGGACGTCGTGGTGCATTCCGCCACGAAGTACCTCGGTGGGCACGGCACCTCCATTGCCGGCGTGATCGTGGACGGCGGCACCTTCGACTACGGTGCCCACCCGGAGCGCTTCGGTGGGTTCAACCAGCCCGACCCGAGCTACAACGGCCTGGTCTACGCCCGTGACCTGGGCAAGGACGGGGCCTTCGGGGTCAACCTCTCCTACATCCTCAAGGCCCGCGTGCAGCTCTTGCGCGACCTCGGCGCCGCCGTGAGCCCGTTCAACGCCTTCCAGATCGCGCAAGGCATCGAGACCCTCTCCCTGCGGATGGAGCGGCACGTGGAGAACGCCGGCGCCGTGGCCACCTGGCTGGAGTCCCGCGAGGACGTGGTCCAGGTGCACTACGCCGGCCTCCCCTCCTCCCCCTGGCACGCCAATGCCCGCAAGTACTCCCCGAAGGGCGCCGGCGCGGTGCTCGCCTTCGAACTCGAGGGTGGCGCCGAGGCGGGTAAGGCGTTCGTCTCCGCGCTCCTGCTGCACTCCAACGTGGCGAACATCGGCGACGTGCGCTCCCTGGTGATCCACCCGGCGTCCACCACACACAGCCAGCTGACCCCCGCCGAGCAGCTCTCCTCGGGCGTCACACCCGGACTGGTGCGACTGTCGGTCGGTCTCGAGCACATCGACGACATCCTGGCCGACCTCGAACTCGGGTTCGCCGCCGCCGCCGTGGGGGCGGAGACCGGCGACCCCGTCGACGCAACCGCGATCTGA
- the metX gene encoding homoserine O-acetyltransferase MetX: protein MATPWQSPERRARIAPSALGQVRAAAGEPPPVTGAWREGDPVGHRRFHEVGDLELEAGGSLPGARLAYETWGTLNAAADNAILLLHGLTGDSHVLGAAGDGHLTPGWWEALVGPGRAIDTNRYFVVAPNVLGGCQGSTGPASIAPDGAAWGSRFPALTARDQVAAEASLATALGVTRWALVIGASMGGHRVLEWAAGYPERVGAIVPIATAAQTSGDQIAWAHAQIGAIRGDVAFRGGDYYEAPAGQGPHRGLALARQIGHATYRSARELDARFGRIPQRAENPLDGSGRFAVQSYLDHHGDKLARRFDAGSYVVLTQAMITHDLGRDRGGVEAALAGISARTLAIGIDTDRLFLAEQSARIARGVPGGELRVVRSDHGHDGFLIESDTLGPIISAFLGEVAPVVRRA, encoded by the coding sequence ATGGCGACGCCTTGGCAGTCCCCCGAACGCCGTGCGCGGATCGCACCCTCGGCGTTGGGCCAGGTGCGCGCCGCTGCCGGCGAACCGCCGCCCGTCACGGGTGCGTGGCGTGAGGGCGACCCCGTGGGTCACCGTCGCTTCCACGAGGTCGGCGACCTCGAGCTCGAGGCGGGGGGCAGCCTGCCCGGTGCACGACTCGCGTACGAGACCTGGGGCACCCTCAACGCCGCCGCGGACAACGCCATCCTCCTGCTGCACGGCCTGACCGGCGACTCCCACGTGCTGGGCGCCGCTGGGGACGGCCACCTCACCCCCGGCTGGTGGGAGGCCCTGGTGGGGCCGGGCCGAGCGATCGATACCAACCGCTACTTCGTCGTCGCCCCGAACGTGCTCGGGGGCTGCCAGGGTTCCACCGGCCCCGCCTCGATCGCGCCCGACGGCGCAGCCTGGGGTTCGCGTTTCCCCGCCCTGACCGCCCGGGACCAGGTGGCGGCGGAGGCAAGCCTGGCCACCGCACTCGGCGTCACCCGATGGGCACTGGTCATCGGGGCCTCCATGGGCGGGCACCGGGTGCTGGAGTGGGCGGCGGGTTACCCCGAGCGAGTGGGCGCGATCGTGCCGATCGCCACGGCCGCGCAGACCTCGGGGGACCAGATCGCCTGGGCCCACGCCCAGATCGGGGCGATCCGTGGCGACGTGGCGTTCCGCGGCGGTGACTACTACGAGGCCCCCGCGGGGCAGGGGCCGCACCGCGGACTCGCCCTCGCCCGGCAGATCGGGCACGCCACCTACCGAAGCGCGCGGGAGCTCGACGCCCGGTTCGGTCGGATCCCGCAGCGCGCGGAGAACCCGCTGGACGGGTCCGGGCGCTTCGCCGTGCAGTCCTACCTCGACCACCACGGCGACAAGCTCGCGCGCCGGTTCGATGCCGGTTCCTACGTGGTCCTCACCCAGGCCATGATCACGCACGACCTCGGCCGTGACCGGGGCGGCGTGGAGGCCGCACTCGCCGGGATCTCGGCGCGCACGCTGGCCATCGGGATCGACACCGACCGACTCTTCCTCGCCGAGCAGTCCGCACGCATCGCCCGCGGCGTACCCGGCGGCGAACTGCGGGTGGTGCGCTCGGACCACGGCCACGACGGCTTCCTCATCGAGTCCGACACGCTCGGTCCGATCATCTCGGCGTTCCTCGGCGAGGTTGCCCCGGTGGTCCGCCGCGCCTGA
- a CDS encoding alpha/beta hydrolase — translation MRRRPVLPSTRVTEVFDGLRAANQAFAPDELPPPPPVGAWAPDILGRGHEARTIPLGSDEEGEVAATLVHYRPDADQDRTATPETTTTLPSPRFVVLYLHGWTDYLLNHEIGPFWATQGGAFYGLDLRKYGRSLRAGQTPGYITDLATYDEDIEAALDLIAEDHPDLPIVLMAHSTGGLTATLWSARHPGRTAGLVLVAPWLEVQGAALVRSLSTPIVREIARAFPRRELPGIDLGYYHRTISATRDGEWDLVPAWRPEHSFPATYGWLAAVLEGHGAIAEGIHVAEPVLVLRSARTLIGASWREEMAAADIVIEVNVIAERALTLAESVSVATLEGALHDVLLSPRPIRERAYEHIARWSRAHLPL, via the coding sequence ATGCGACGTCGTCCCGTGCTCCCCTCCACCCGCGTGACCGAGGTGTTCGACGGACTGCGGGCCGCCAACCAGGCATTCGCCCCCGATGAACTCCCGCCGCCGCCTCCGGTGGGTGCGTGGGCGCCGGACATTCTCGGGCGCGGTCACGAGGCCCGCACCATCCCCCTGGGCAGTGATGAGGAGGGCGAGGTCGCTGCCACCCTCGTGCACTACCGGCCCGATGCCGATCAGGACAGGACCGCCACCCCCGAGACCACCACCACCCTGCCCAGCCCCCGCTTCGTCGTCCTGTACCTGCACGGCTGGACCGACTACCTGCTCAACCACGAGATCGGCCCGTTCTGGGCCACCCAGGGCGGAGCCTTCTACGGCCTGGACCTGCGCAAGTACGGGCGCAGTCTGCGCGCGGGCCAGACCCCCGGCTACATCACCGACCTGGCCACCTACGACGAGGACATCGAGGCCGCCCTCGACCTCATTGCCGAGGACCACCCCGACCTCCCGATCGTGCTGATGGCCCACTCCACCGGAGGCCTCACCGCCACCCTGTGGTCGGCCCGCCACCCCGGACGCACCGCCGGACTCGTCCTGGTCGCCCCCTGGCTCGAGGTCCAGGGCGCCGCGCTCGTGCGCTCGCTGTCCACTCCGATCGTGCGGGAGATAGCCAGAGCGTTCCCACGTCGCGAGTTGCCCGGGATCGACCTCGGCTACTACCACCGCACCATCTCCGCCACCCGCGACGGCGAATGGGACCTCGTCCCCGCCTGGCGCCCCGAGCACAGTTTCCCCGCCACCTACGGCTGGCTCGCCGCCGTCCTGGAGGGGCACGGCGCGATCGCCGAGGGAATCCACGTCGCCGAGCCCGTGCTGGTGCTGCGCTCGGCCCGCACGCTGATCGGCGCGTCATGGCGCGAGGAGATGGCCGCCGCCGATATCGTGATCGAGGTCAACGTGATCGCCGAGCGGGCCCTCACCCTGGCCGAGTCCGTCTCGGTGGCCACTCTCGAGGGAGCGCTGCACGACGTCCTGCTCTCCCCGCGCCCGATCCGCGAGCGGGCCTATGAGCACATCGCCCGCTGGTCCCGGGCCCACCTCCCCCTCTGA